The segment GACTTTGTTAAACTTGCTGAAAGTTTTAACATTAACGCTGAAAGAATTACCAAACCTGGTGAAACTAAAGAAGCATTATCAAAAGCAATTAAAGATAATGAAGCTATATTGCTTGATATTGTAATTGATTCAGAAGAGACACTTCCTATGCTTCCTCCGGGAGCCGGAATTAACGAAATGATAGGTGAATATAAACTTGAAAAGGATGTGATTTAAATGACCATTAGTTATCATGTCATTTCTACATTGGTTGAAGACAAACCTGGTGTTTTACAGAAAGTCGCTGGAATGTTAAATAGAAGAGGAATCAACATTGACGGCATAACTGTTGGAGTATCTGAAATTGAAGGCCTGTCAAGAATGGTCATAACAGTTCATGCCGATGAAAGAGGTTTGGAACAAGTCACAAAACAACTGAATAAACTGGTTGATGTTATCAAGATTAAAGATATTACTGACAATGCTGTTCAAAGGGAATTATGCCTTGTAAAGGTAAAAATTCCTAATGCAAAAGCAAGAGCTGAAATAATGCAATATTCCAATATCTTCAGAGCCAATATTCTGGATGTTACTGAAGAAACATTGATTATTGAAATAACTGGAGATAAAAAGAAAGTAAATGCATTTATATCTTTATTAAAAGGTTATGGAATCAAAAGGATTTCACGTACTGGCCTAACCGCAATGGCGAGGGGAGTATAAAATGACTATATTAGAAAACGTATTAAAAGACAATAAGGAATTTGTAGAAAACTTTGAAGGCGAAGAAATGTCTCACCATGCAGCTAAAAAATTAGCTATTTTAACATGTATGGACTGCAGATTAATCGATTTCTTCGAACCAGCTTTAGGACTTAAAAGAGGAGACGCAAAAATAGTCAGAAATGCAGGAAACTCTATTGTTGGAGAAGATGCAATCAGATCTATTGGTGCAGCTTTATACAACCTTGGTGCTGAAGAAGTAATGGTCGTTGGACACACTGAATGTGGTATGGCTGGTGCTGATGCTGAAGCTTTAAAAGAAAAAATGCTCGCTCGTGGCATTAAAGAAGAAGACATTGCTAAATATGATTTAGATGAATGGATCGGTGGATTTGAATCAGAAGAAGAAAACGTTAAAAACGTTGTAGAAAAAATCAAAAACCACCCATTGATTCCAGATGTACCCGTACATGGTCTTATTATTGATATCGTAACCGGTGAGTTGAAAGTTTTAGTAGATGGTTATTAAACCATCTTTATATTATTTTTTTATAGCAATCAAGCTTTTTGCTGAAATTTTATAGTTTTTATTTCCGGATGAAATAATAACTTTATGTTTTCCTATTTTTAATTGTTTATTATTGATTTTAGCTAATCCTTTCTTGTTTGTCTTAACAGTATATGTCTTGTATTTTTTTCCGGTAAACACTTTTATTTTAACTTTAACGTTTGAAAGCAGTTTTTTTGTTTCTTTATTTTTGATGGTTACTTTGAAATATTTTGATTTTTTAAATTTAGTAGTTATTTTCGGTGATTTAACGATTGTACTGGCCTTGTTGATTTTAATGGATGTTTTCTTCATGACATTATCTGCTTTGACTTCAATTTTGTGAACTCCAGCATCAAGATTTGCAGGTATTTTAAAAATCACTGCTCCGTTGGAATATACAGTCCTGTAATAAGTTTTATATTTGTTGCCGGAATATAGTTTAAAAATTACTTTAAAACCGGTTAAATCGTCACCATTAGTACTGAAAATTTGTGCTGTTAAAAAGCTATTGATTTTTGAATATTTATTGAATTTAAAGTCTTTGATTAGTATTAAATCAAGAATTTTTGGGTTAACAGTTAAATTAACATTCAGTGAAGTTTTCTGTGACCATAAATCAGGGCCTGGACAGTAATAGTATAAATTAAGATTTAATTTTCCAATATGGTCAAGGGTGTAGTTGGCATTTCCGTTTTCATCTGTAGCAATTAATGCAGTAAAGTCATCATTCGGGTTTTCAATGAATAATGTAAAATTTGAAACGGGTTTTCCGTTATGGTCTTTAACGTTAAATGTAATATTTTCATGAACGTAATAAGTACTCTTTTTGTTATATGTAATCCGGTAAAATGTATTGACATTGATGTCTCTTGCGTTGATTTTGTAGCTTCCGCTGCCGTTTATTAGATATGAGTTTTCCACGGTGTAATTTGTATTCACCTGATAATGGTATATTTCACCATTAGTGTCTATAACGGGATACATTGGATTTTCAGTTTTTGTTTTAATTACGCTGCTTATATCTCCGTTGCTGTAAAATATTGAATTATTTATATTTAAATTTGAGTAAAATAACTCTATACTTGATTTGTTGAAACTGGAAGAGTTGACTTTAATGTTTGTATCGGCTGCTTTGATTTCACATTTGTCAATGGAAGAATTTTGAATTGTCAGACTGGACGGTCTTGATCCGATTTCTAATCTAAAATTGACAGTAGCGTTATTTATCACAGTGTCTTTTAAAAGCACGTTGCATCCTTTAGCATAGTATCCCGCATGAAATTTAAGTTCGGAGTTATCTAATGTTGTCTCATAAACATTTAAATCACTATAATCAAGATTAACAGTTGGGTTGCTAAATGATGAATTTTTAATATTGACAGTATCCGAATATCCTCTTAAATCGGAATTGCTGAATTTGGTGTTTAGTATGCGGATATCATAATGGCTTAGTGAAATTTTTGAATTGATAATGGAAGAATCTGCCAGGTTCAATCCATTTTGAATAAAGACTCTGTCACTTCCAACTAACTGGATGGCAATATTGATGTTTGATGTGATTGCTGAGCTGTAAAAGGTACAGTTTGTAATTTTAGAATGATATCTGTATGATATGTCATATAAGTATAATTCCATCATTGATTGGTTAAAAACACAATTGCTGAAAGTATTGTTCAGTTCTTTGCTTGTAAAATTTGTTTTGATGAATTTGCAGTCTACAAACTCCATTTCATGACGGCTGATAATGTTTAAATCCTTAAAGGTAATGTTTTTGAAGGTAATGTGGTTTCCGTTATTTTTAATATCAAAAAATACTGGGCTTACGATTATAACGTCCTCTTCGCTGGTGTTTTTGTCTTCTTCAAAAACATCCAGGTATAGTGTTGTATTTTTTCCGTCAATTACAGTTTGTCCGCTTCCTTCAACAGTAATTGATCTGTTCAATTGGATATGTGTTTCACTTTCAGGATTCAGATAATATGTTTTTTCTTCAAGACTGACTGTGTCATCCTCACAATTGTCAATAATGTCTTTAATATTATCATCAACAGTGCTGTTGTCTGCAGCGGAGACGATTCCCGCACATAAAATTAAAATGAATGTAAACAGTAAAATTTTCACTAATTTGTTTTTAATAGTAAAACCCCTTTGAAATTGTATAATATATATTTTACATTTAAGATATTTAAAAATTGATATTTAAGTTACTTTTATAAATATAAAAAATCATATTTATTAATTGATATTTTATTAATATCTTAATTTTATTGGTGATTAATTATGAAAATGTATTACGACGACGATGTAAATACCGATGCTCTTGAAGGAAAAACCATAGCAGTTATCGGATATGGTTCCCAAGGAAGAGCACAATCCAGAAACATGGCTGACAGTGGAGCTAATGTTATTGTTGGTGTAAGAGAAAATGGTAGTTCATGGAACTTAGTTAAAGAAGACGGCATGACTGTAAAAACCATTGAAGATGCAGCAAAAGAAGCTGACATTATTCACATTTTACTTCCGGATGAAATCCAGGAAAAAGTATATGCAGAACAAATTGCACCTTATGTTGAAGCTGGAAACACTATTTCATTCTCTCACGGTTACAACATTCACTTTGAATTAATCAAACCTGGTGAAGATGTAAATATCGTAATGTTTGCACCAAAAGGACCTGGATCTATGGTAAGAAGAACTTACGAAGAAGGATTTGGTATTCCTGGTTTAGTAGCTGTCCAACAAGATGCAACTGGTGATGCATTACAACTTGCATTAGGTATGGCAAAAGCATGCGGTTTAACCAAAGCTGGTGTTTTAGAAACCACTTTCCAAGAAGAAACCGAAACTGACTTATTCGGTGAACAAACCGTATTATGCGGTGGTATAACTGAATTAATCAATGCAGGATTCACCACATTAGTAGAAGCAGGTTATCAACCTGAAATCGCTTACTTTGAAACCTGTCACGAAGTAAAACTTATTGTAGATTTAATCTACGAAAAAGGTTTCGCTGGAATGTGGCATGATGTAAGTAACACTGCTGAATACGGTGGTTTAACCAGAGGTAAAAAAGTCATCACTGATGAAGCAAAAGAAGGTATGAAAGAAACATTAAAACAAATCCAAGATGGAACCTTCAAAAAAGAATGGGCTGATGAAAACGCTACCGACGGTGCTAACTTAAAAGAAATGAGAGCTGAACAAAGTCAATTGGACATTGAAGTTGTTGGTGAAAGACTTAGAAAAGCTTGTGGATTACAAAAAGACGATTAAGTCTTTTTTTCTTTTTTTTTATTTTATTTTTTTTGTGATAATAATGGTATTCATTGGAATGGACCATGGAACAACTGGTATCTCTTTTTGCATAATGTCTGATGATGGCGAAGTCATTGATGTTTTTAAAATCGGAAGGGAAGAAAGCAAAAAAGGTTTGGTTTCTGCAGCTGAAGAGCTGAAAAAACGTGTAGACCTTGAATCTGTAAAACTGATGTCTATTACCTATTCCATGGGTGACGGAATCAGCAAAATCGTACCTACCGATAAGGTTGAAGATAGGGGAATCTTATCCATTAATGGAGCGGGTAAGGTTACAGGTGGAGGAACATCTGTATTTTCTGAACTTGAAGAGTTAAATATCAAATCAATAATGATTCCTGGCCTTCATAAGGATTCTGATTCATTGGATGAATTATTCAGGGCAGCTTATTCTCATCAGGCAAGTCCTGAAAAAGTAAGCATATCCTACAATGCAGTTAAGGAAACCGGATGGTCTAATTTTATTGTAGCGGACATATCATCTAACAGCGTTGATATTCTGATTGAAGACGGAAAAATCAAAGGAGCTATTGATGCATGTCTTGGCGCAATGGGAATTGTTCATGGTCCGCTTGATTTACAAATGCTTAGAGATATTGATGAAAATAAT is part of the uncultured Methanobrevibacter sp. genome and harbors:
- a CDS encoding carbonic anhydrase, with the translated sequence MTILENVLKDNKEFVENFEGEEMSHHAAKKLAILTCMDCRLIDFFEPALGLKRGDAKIVRNAGNSIVGEDAIRSIGAALYNLGAEEVMVVGHTECGMAGADAEALKEKMLARGIKEEDIAKYDLDEWIGGFESEEENVKNVVEKIKNHPLIPDVPVHGLIIDIVTGELKVLVDGY
- the ilvN gene encoding acetolactate synthase small subunit: MTISYHVISTLVEDKPGVLQKVAGMLNRRGINIDGITVGVSEIEGLSRMVITVHADERGLEQVTKQLNKLVDVIKIKDITDNAVQRELCLVKVKIPNAKARAEIMQYSNIFRANILDVTEETLIIEITGDKKKVNAFISLLKGYGIKRISRTGLTAMARGV
- the ilvC gene encoding ketol-acid reductoisomerase, translating into MKMYYDDDVNTDALEGKTIAVIGYGSQGRAQSRNMADSGANVIVGVRENGSSWNLVKEDGMTVKTIEDAAKEADIIHILLPDEIQEKVYAEQIAPYVEAGNTISFSHGYNIHFELIKPGEDVNIVMFAPKGPGSMVRRTYEEGFGIPGLVAVQQDATGDALQLALGMAKACGLTKAGVLETTFQEETETDLFGEQTVLCGGITELINAGFTTLVEAGYQPEIAYFETCHEVKLIVDLIYEKGFAGMWHDVSNTAEYGGLTRGKKVITDEAKEGMKETLKQIQDGTFKKEWADENATDGANLKEMRAEQSQLDIEVVGERLRKACGLQKDD
- a CDS encoding methanogenesis marker 12 protein produces the protein MVFIGMDHGTTGISFCIMSDDGEVIDVFKIGREESKKGLVSAAEELKKRVDLESVKLMSITYSMGDGISKIVPTDKVEDRGILSINGAGKVTGGGTSVFSELEELNIKSIMIPGLHKDSDSLDELFRAAYSHQASPEKVSISYNAVKETGWSNFIVADISSNSVDILIEDGKIKGAIDACLGAMGIVHGPLDLQMLRDIDENNASANGCFSHAGAIKIAEIDGKVANMKDQLLDNYRKGDEKAKLAIDTLIMTVAMEIAGLDVVCENEIEGIVLTGSIGSSTEPFNFEDEINKYFKNKYDLKVISKESGAIGAAQIAMDVYNGKKEILGIEVDI